The DNA window AGCCCCAGCGCCTATATTAAGGCACATTTGAATAAATTCTATTACCAGTTCCCTCTGTCTGCCTGTGATTGAGGGTGGGGGGTGGTTTGTCAGCTGACAAGTGAGGGCCTTGGCACTGCTGATGGCTAGTTGTGTAGTTTGTCACTTTGATGATGGATAGTTGGGTACTATAGGGAAGAGGATGTTTTTCTGCCATCAAAATCAGGCAGTCTTGCATATGTGATAGGGTTGCTAACGGCATTGAAGCTTTTTGACAGGATTGGtccatgtaaatttaaaataaggatTTTAGTCAGCATTTCTGTGTTAAGAAGACCACATGTGGAGTATCCTATGCTTTGGGTTAGTAATGAGTAAATGTTAAGGAAAACAAGGCACAGCAAACCAGTACAAAAGTATAATTAAtggaccttgttttttttttttaaatggagtttgtagcccaggctggagcgcaatggtgcgatctcaatCTGtgggtcccagttcaagcaattctgcctcggcctctcaaagtgctgggattacaggtgtgagtcaccatccCCAGCCAGATCCTGTTAACAGTATTCCAGGTCCTTGCCCCAGGCAGGCTAAGCCCCCTCCTTTTCTGAGGCATTTCCCTGTTGGCAGTTCTTGCCTCTAGCACCCAGTACTGCTTTAACCTTTGACTAAAATGAGCTTAGTTTGACTTTGGTAAATAGGGGAACAAGTtcatccctgctttttttttttttgagtcttcgctccattccccaggctggagtataagtggcgtgatctgggctcactgcaagctccgcctcctgggttcatgccattctgcctcagcctcccgagtagctgggactacaagcgcccgccactatgcccggctagttttttggtatttttagtagagacagggtttcaccgtgttagccaggagggtctccatctcctgaccttgtgatccgcccgtctgggcctcccaaagttctgggattacaggcgtgagccaccacccccggctgaGAACGgttattttaaagcataaaagCAGTGCTTAACAATGCtgtattttggctgggtgcggtggctcacgcctgtgatcccagctacttgggaggccgaggcagaactgtttgaacctgggaggtggaggttgcagtgagctgagatcgcaccactgcactctagcctgggcaacagcaagagtCCATCGGTGGTATGTGTGGGAGTCGGGGGGTCGGGGGAGATGCTGCATTTCTCAAAACAAGCCTTCCCTGTCCCTGAAATGAAGAACACAGGGTTTTTACTCTGAGCAGCTTTTGCTTTTTTAGCTTTTAAGAAGTTAACAGCACTTTCTTGGTAAGAAAGGTATAAAACCTAATGAGGATGAGCAGTGAATTTTGGTTCTCAAGACAGGTCCAGCCAGCTACTTGttgtggttatttttcttttctttgggcttttctgtattttctgaaccTCCTGTGATCTTTGCAatcagaaggaaaagggaaactTCAGCTTAAAGCAAAAGCAATTATCTGAAGGCTCGTGTGCTAATCGCCCACAGATGTAATCGGTGTCCAGTGCAGCCTCCAGGAATTTCTGCTTCCTGGACCCCTCCTACCTACTGGGGCTCGGTACCCTCCCACCCATCCAGCAGGTGACAGTTTGGGGCTCCTAGTGGGATACCAGGCACACAACGTGGAGTCAGGCAGACCAGGTTGGAATCCTGATGTTGGCAGTGACTGGCTGTGAGAAGTACATTTAACATGTCTCAAGTTCTCCCGATCTGTTAACTTGAAGGTTGGACTAGAATGACCTAGAAGACTAGATTCTagagggttgccagatttagcaaataaaaatgcaggatGTCCTTAGTATTGCATGGAACATACTTAAATCatctgtttatctgaaattaaaatttaactgggtCATCCCCATTCTGTTTAACCCTTTATTCTAGAGTCTCATCTCTAGCCTGCCACCCTTAGAGCAAATACAGTTTCATCCTGTGACAAGTGAGTCCAATCAGTTCACCCATATTTAACTGCAGGAGAAAAAGCTAGAACAGCCTCTTTGGGAAAATGTTTgcttaaagctttttttttttttttttgagacggagtttagctctgtcacccaggctggagtgcagtggtgcaatctcggctcactgcaatgcaacctccacctcccgggttcaagctattctcctgccttagcctcctgagtatttgggactacaggcgtgtgccaccacacctgcctaattttttgcatttttttttttttagtagagacggggtttcaccatgttagccaggatggtcttgatctgacctcgtgatccacccgcctcagcctctcaaagtgctgggattacaggtgtgagccactgtgcccggccgctgAAAGTCTTGAACTATCTCTGCCCCAGCCCTCTAAGGACTGTGGTCTGTCCCTACTGTGGACAGGTGGCTCAGGACAGCAGGGCTTTCCAGGCAGACATGGGTAGGTCAGCAGTTGTCACCTGGGGAGAGCGCTTACCCTCCTTGAGTCACTTAGGGTCAGTTGCTAACCCCTAGGCTTTGGTCTGTGTTGTGCTGGCTTATCAGGGGGCCCTGGAGCTTCCATCTCAGTCAATGTGCGACCTTGAGCACATCACTTCCCTTAGGTGACCTCAGGCCAGCACACACAAGTGCTCAGCTGGAAgcaggagggagtgagggaaatGTTGAGTGTGGGTAGGCCTTGGGGCCCCCCAAGAGATGATGGCATTGCAGGGGTTGGCGGTGATGACACACCAGGACCTAGGAGGAGCCCTCACCTGAAGCTGTTCCAATCCAAAGGTCTGGCACACAAGTGGTTACATGACTGACCCACAAacaaataactttaatttttttttttttttttttttgagcaggagCTGGGCCTTTGAGGGCCCCTGCTCCAACCCCAAGCTGCATTTATGATATAACCCATCAcagctggattttaaaaatacacaaaaaaatatataatatacattataaaacCTAGGTGGGGTTTGGAGGTGGCCTGAGCGATATGCAAACAGTGAGGACCTTCAGGAAGCTCGGGCAGGGTCGGGATGAGGAAGGGAAGGGGCACAGTACTTCATATGAAACTCATAAATACCCACAGGTGGCTGCTGGACAGGCCCAGCTGGCTCTGGGGGCCTGGGTGTTAAGAAGGGACAGCAGGTGAAGGGTTAACCTTCAGTCCCAGAACTGGGTCTGGGAGCTGCTACTCTAGGCAGGTAGATTGAGGTGGGGAAGAACCTAAGGGAGCAGTGCCCACCAAGGGTTTGTCAGATTCAAgcctcaggcaagagaaaaatcaaaagccTTCTGCTACTCTCTCCCTCTGGGCCTCTGGTCTGCCCAGAGGCTGGGACTCCTTCCTCTACCTTGCTCTCAATCTGGAGGGTGCTGGGGGGTGCCCCATCTTCCTGGGGCCCCTGGCTGGCTTGTGGGCTAATGAGGTGCTAATGGGGTCTAGTAGCTGCTGTGCTCCCTTCTTCATGCCCAGTCTGAAACAGGTGCTCCCCTAACCCAGCGCCCCTCGATGAGGCTCCACTCCACACTGCAGAGCCTCTCCCCTACCCTGCGGCCAGCCCCCGCCCCAGGGAGGTAGTATAAACCTGGGCTCTGGGGACAAGCAGCCCTGGATGAGAACTCCAGCTCTGCCCACCTCTCCTGTGGGTCCCTCAACTTCCTGGAGCCTGGGCACTTCATCTGAAACCCAGAGACCTACGCTCGCTGTGCGGAGTCTGAGGACCACACAAGCCATGCAAGGAGTCTGGGCACCAGGCCTGGGACACAAAGGGGCAAGGAAGTGTGGGCCCCTCTGTCCTCAGTCCAACCCCAACCGGACACTCCCAGGGCCTCTGCTCACTGACTCCCTTGGTCTCCATCCTGCCCTCACCTGCCCATCATGCTCCCCCAAGGGTGGGTGGGGGTACAGTGGCCACACATGCTGGAGGCTGAAGGTGTCCCCTATCCCCACCTCTCTGAGGTCACGCGAGGCTGGGCAGAGCAGGGTGATGGTGGGTCAGCGCCCCGGACAGGCTGCCCCACCGCTGagccctcctctcctctcttctcccacaATTAAAGCGCAGAACAGTGGCAGGGAGTGTGTGTGCTGGGGTAGGTGGGGAGGCCTCCTGGGTCCTGGGCCTGAGGCCTGGCAGGTAGATGAATCCTCAATCCTGGACCCCCCCAGGGGTGCCAGGCAGGTGTGGAGAGGAGATGCTCACCCTGCATCCTTAAGGAGGCGCAGAGGGCACCCTAGTCTTTGACGAGCTTGTAGACATGGTGCTGGGCCCCGTGCTCACTGGTGGAGACTTCGAAGACAAAAGCAATGACAAGCAGGGTCTCCTGGGAGTCCCGGCTCGTGACCACCTGGGGGGTGAGCAGGTAAGAGATTCAGGAGGTCAGGGAGAAAAGGGCCACGGGGCAGGGGGCTGAACAGACCATTCTCCTTTCCGGATCTATGCCTCTCAGCCAAGCGATGTGTCTGGCTACCCAACTTGGAGGCCCTGGCCTGTGGGACTCCCCACGACCCCTGCTGCCCCCATACCTGCAGGATGGTGAAGTTCTCCAGCACGCTGTTCATCATGTACTTCTCGGGCAGGTGCTTCAGCTTGTGGATGAAGTTGATCATGTACTCGCACATGGGCGAGCGGTGGATACGGTACACAAAGCGCCCGTTCTCCAGCCTGGCATACTCAGTCTGCAGAGAATATGGAGAAGGCGTCACTCGGcctgcctgctcccagccccaccAAGCCACCCAGAGCCCCCACTCACCTCCACCTTCTCTACCACCTGTTTGCCAAAGGAGCACACCTTGGTGGAGACGCTGATGGTCATGCTATCAGCAGAGCTGTACTGAGAGCTGACCCCATAGAAGGCTCCCGGGCCCTCCTGGATGGTGCTGTTGAGGTCGgcctgggcatgggggtggggggtgttagGTGCTGGCAGAGACCAGAAGTATTCCCGCCACACCACATCAGAGTCCTGCCCAAGGATCCATCTCTGGCACTCTGCCCACAAGCCATGAGGATGCAGCAGGGTCAGAGGTCAATGCAGTGGGCCTGGATGTTGCACctctggggtggggaagggggcttGGAGCAGAGAAGGCCAGGGGGACTCACCCAGAACTTGACAAGGAAGAAGGCATTAGGGGGCCCCTTCTCATAGAGCTCCTTCAATCCTCCCTTTTTCTCGGGGAATTTGTCATAGATCTGGCGCACATCTACTGCCTCCAGGGGTGGGTCTGAGAAGGCGGGGTTCGTCTGGCCGATGTGCACAAACAGGTGTTTGCTGTACTGTGGGGAGGGCCCAGACAGGGTCAGGAGAGTACTCAGGCTTGCAGGCCCGGGGGCGGGGAAGGGAGCACTGCACAGGTATAGAATTGCCTAGGGCTTCCTGAACAGGCCAGACCCCCAACCCCCAGATCCTGAGTTGCAGCCCTGGATCACCCGGCCGGCCTCTCCACAATTGTGCAAAGCCTCACCCTCACCCCCAAACACGTTACCGTGTCAGGGTCTCGCTGCACCTCCATGAAGGCTGAATACTCCAGGAGCCGCAGCCGGGAGGAGGCAATGGTACGGTCCTGCCACACAGGCACAGAGGCAGCAGCTGAGGGGAGCGGGGCCAGGGGCTCATAACCTGGGAGGGCGAGACAGATTTTCATCTGCATGGATGCATGCAGGTGCTTACTGACAAAGCTGCCCCCAGCTTGCAAAGGTGCCCCTTTTGGGAAGGAACATGAGTTGGATTTTGACTCCCCTACTATGTGTCCTTGTACAGTGTACAACCTGCACAACCATACGTGGTGGCCCTAGTAGTATATATCAAAAACATTTCCTTGTGTGTTtaaacagaaaacacagagaagtaaaaaagggaaagaacaaTTACCCAGAATCCCACCATCTAGAAAGAGAAAGTCTTGTTAAGATTTCAGTGCATTTCCTTATGGGGAGTTTTCTATCCATAGAGATGTGTGTAAATGTAGGttttggtggtgtgtgcttgtagctGTGTATTGgctatggtttttttgtttttctgagatggagtttcactcttgttgcccaggctggagtgcaatggcacaatcttggctcactgcaacctccacccactgggtttaagtgattctcctgcctcagcctcccaagtagctgggactatagccatgcgccaccacgcccagctaatttttgtatttagtagagacggggtttcaccatgttgttcaggctggtctcgaactcctgacctcaggtgatccacctgcctcagcctcccaaagtgctggggttacaggcatgagccaccacgcctggcttggcTATGGTTTTGTGCCAGAGATCTGGAAGCAACATTGTACAAGGTAAAGGGGCTATTCCTGGCCTGTCCCAATCTCCTGTAGATGTCGCAACCCCCTCCCTCCCAAAGCAAACACACACAGTTGGACCCCAGCTCTCCTGAGTGGAGGTGCAGGTGCCAAGGGAGAGCACCTCGTGTGGGGAACTTACTGCTGAGCGTCGGCGGCAGGGGCGGCTGGATGGGGTAGGCTGGCTGTGCAAAGGGCTTGATGCTGCAGACAGGAGCACAGCCTGGTGAGAGGGTTCCCTCTTCCCTACCTTCCACCTGGCCCAGCCCCTCTTCCAAGACCCCAGGAGCAAGCCACCCAGCCTTTCTGCTGAGGCCCAGAAACGCATGCTGAAAAGCTAACTCGCAAGCTTTTTGTTTTCTGCACATTTTAGCTTTTGTGAAATCCTGCTGCGTCTCCCAGCTGATCTGCCCATTTAGTGTAGGATTTCATTTCAaccttccccaccccccaccctgaaAAGCTGCTCCTTAAGCTGAGGGTCTTTTGATGAAAGTTGTTTTAGAGTTGAAGAACCAGCACACTTGACCACCTGACTTGTTAACTGAGAGACTGCCTCAGAAACTGAGCAGAAAGTAAACAAAGAGATGGATGACAAGTGGATGCATGCTGATGAGAGAATGCATAGTGAACAGCCAGCGCATCAGCTGTCCTGTTGCCactctccagcttttttttttcttttttcagagacagggtctccctctgttgctcaggctgtagttgcaatggtgcaatcaagtctcactacagcctggaactctggaactcctgagctcaagcaatcctagcctgccttggcctcccacgtagctaggactacaggcacgcaccaccacacccagctaatttttttttttttttttgagagagcaagtcttgccctgttacccaggctgattctgaactcctggcctcaagcaatcctcccacctcggcctcccaaagtgctaggattgattacaggtgtgagccaccacccagccTGCATCCCTCTATTTTTGAATTAAAACTTTGCTCAGCTGTTGCTGGAGCCCAAATGGGAGGGAAGCCCTGTGCGGCTGCCAGGAGGAAGAGGGCGTGGGATGATGAGCCACAATACTCACTCCTGAGAGGGTCCAGGCTGCTGTCCCAGGAGAGGGGGGCTGCTCCAGAACTGCAGGGATGAGACAAGGCCCAGGGGCCCCTCAGCATCCATGAACCCCACTAAAGCTCATCCTTTACAGCACACCCCCACACCAGCCCACCTCCTGGGACCCATGTACCCGCGAGGAAGTGGAGAAGACGGCCTGGGGCAGAGGGGAAGGTGGGCTGAACTTGTTCTGCAGGACACTGGCAGAGACGATCTGGGCAGAGGACATGGACGCCATGCTCTGAAGGGCTTTGTCCTTGGAGACCTGGTCCTGGGGAGAGGAGGCTGCATGAAGCCAGGGCCACGCTGGATGAGGCCAGGCTTGCTTTAGCGCCCCTCCCATGACCCCAGCAGAGTCCAAAGCACTAGGATGGCAGGTGTTCCTGAAGATCCAGGCCTGGAttccagccccagctctgctgtgtgatcttgggagaGTCTCTGCACCTTCCTGGTCTCAGTCCCCCAAGTGCCCATCACCGCTGACCACAACCAcagtaagaaattattttattccaaagGCCAATATATGTCAAGATATTTCCTCTTACTGTATGTCATGTActctcctattttcttttttttttttttttttttgagacggagtctcgctctgtcacccaggctagagtgcagcggcatgatctcggctcactgcaagctctgcctcctgagttcaagcaattttcttgcctcagcctctggagtagctgggattacaggcattcgtcaccatgcctggctaatttttgtatttttagtagagacggagtttcaccatgttggtcaggctggtctcgatcccctgaccttgtgatccacccacctctgcctcccaaagtgctgggattacaggcgtgagccaccacgcccagccatttcgtttttttaaaatgaggcttGCACACCTATTAAGTTGGTTTCATAATCTGTCATTTGAAAATCCTGTATTAGGTGTTAAGACCCTTTCCCCCACTCCCACTGGGGAGGGCTGTGCTACTTACCAGGTTCATGGCCtgtgagggagagaaggaagatagATTAGAGGACATGTGCAGCACCAGGGCTGTGGGCTGAGGGACGTCTTTGCGCCTACCTCCACCCAGTGCCCATGGGTTTTAGCTTCCGAGGAGCCCAAGGAAGCTCAGCAGACCCTCCCCGTCCCCACAGAGGGAGTGCCTGCCAGCTGGGGCAAGCCCTGGAAAGGGCAGAGTGAGGGAAAACAAGCTGGTGCCCTCTGGGTCTGTCCATATGTTCTGGAACTAGGCTCTGGGCATGGGGGCCTGGGGGTAAGAGGCCCCCTCTGCTGCACCGCTGTGGGCAGGGAGAAGAGCACACGGCCAGCGTGAGGCCCTCAGAAGGGCCTCAGTCATGAACCCCAGACTCTGAGATCCGCAGCTGCAGGACAGCCAGCTCTGCAAGGAACTGCCATGCCCACCTCAATAGCCCTGCCGGCCAGTAGCCCCGGGGCCTCCTCCCTGCCCACGGAAGTCCCCATGCAGTTAGTAAGCAGCAgtcaggaagaaggagaaaaagaaaaacagagaagaggaGGGGTGGGCCTTAGTGGCCCCCagatggtctccctctccctcactgaCAGGGCCCTTGGGCTTCCTGCTGCCACTTGTGTTTCTTTCTGGACCCCCTCACAGCTTCTCAGCCCCTTGCctgtcccaggctggagccaCAGAGCAGCGACAGGCCTGCACCCAGGAGGGTGCTGGGCAGGCCAGGCCAGGTGGCAGGGGCCCCGTACCTTCAGCTTAGACTGAATCTCCCGAGATTTCCGCCTGGCTAGAACTTGCAAGTGGCTAGAGACctgtagagagagaaaga is part of the Homo sapiens chromosome 6, GRCh38.p14 Primary Assembly genome and encodes:
- the TEAD3 gene encoding transcriptional enhancer factor TEF-5 isoform 1 (isoform 1 is encoded by transcript variant 1; non-AUG (AUA) translation initiation codon), with product MASNSWNASSSPGEAREDGPEGLDKGLDNDAEGVWSPDIEQSFQEALAIYPPCGRRKIILSDEGKMYGRNELIARYIKLRTGKTRTRKQVSSHIQVLARKKVREYQVGIKAMNLDQVSKDKALQSMASMSSAQIVSASVLQNKFSPPSPLPQAVFSTSSRFWSSPPLLGQQPGPSQDIKPFAQPAYPIQPPLPPTLSSYEPLAPLPSAAASVPVWQDRTIASSRLRLLEYSAFMEVQRDPDTYSKHLFVHIGQTNPAFSDPPLEAVDVRQIYDKFPEKKGGLKELYEKGPPNAFFLVKFWADLNSTIQEGPGAFYGVSSQYSSADSMTISVSTKVCSFGKQVVEKVETEYARLENGRFVYRIHRSPMCEYMINFIHKLKHLPEKYMMNSVLENFTILQVVTSRDSQETLLVIAFVFEVSTSEHGAQHHVYKLVKD
- the TEAD3 gene encoding transcriptional enhancer factor TEF-5 isoform 2 (isoform 2 is encoded by transcript variant 2; non-AUG (AUA) translation initiation codon), with amino-acid sequence MASNSWNASSSPGEAREDGPEGLDKGLDNDAEGVWSPDIEQSFQEALAIYPPCGRRKIILSDEGKMYGRNELIARYIKLRTGKTRTRKQVSSHLQVLARRKSREIQSKLKAMNLDQVSKDKALQSMASMSSAQIVSASVLQNKFSPPSPLPQAVFSTSSRFWSSPPLLGQQPGPSQDIKPFAQPAYPIQPPLPPTLSSYEPLAPLPSAAASVPVWQDRTIASSRLRLLEYSAFMEVQRDPDTYSKHLFVHIGQTNPAFSDPPLEAVDVRQIYDKFPEKKGGLKELYEKGPPNAFFLVKFWADLNSTIQEGPGAFYGVSSQYSSADSMTISVSTKVCSFGKQVVEKVETEYARLENGRFVYRIHRSPMCEYMINFIHKLKHLPEKYMMNSVLENFTILQVVTSRDSQETLLVIAFVFEVSTSEHGAQHHVYKLVKD